From the genome of Methylocystis heyeri:
CCGAAAATCCTGACTCATCGGGATGACCTATGCTGAAGTTGTGACTGCGCCCATGCACGCACAGGCCGATCCTAGTCTAGCCGCGAGCGTAACAAAAACTTCCTGATTCGAGCAGGGTTTGGAGCTCAGTCGCCGCTTTTTGTCCCGAATGTCACGTATTTGCCACATCTATGTTTCCGCATTACATGGGCGTGATAAAGCCTATTCGGGCTGGTCCGGCTTGCGAGCGGGCCGACAAACCACTAGCTTTCACCAAATGGCGAGGGGCGCCGCCGCGGCGGCTGAGAAGGACCCATAGAACCTGATCCGGGTAATGCCGGCGGAGGGAATGCCAGTGCGATCCAATCAAGAGCCGGGATCGGCTCGCGGATCATCGCCGCATTCTCCGCTACTGCGCCCGCCTCGAGATTACCGGAGCCAGATCATGAATGCGCAAGACAAACATTCCCCAAAGCCGGTCAGCGTCACGACCGGTCCGATCGGGCGCTCCCGGAAGCTTTATGCGTCGCCTGCGGGCTTTCCGGAGGTCCGCGTTCCCTATCGTGAGATCGCTTTCGAGCCCTCCTCGGGGGAGCCGCCGCTGCGCATCTACGATTCATCCGGCCCTTATGGCTGCGCTGAGTTCACTCCGGATCTTGCGGCGGGCCTGCCTGCTGCGCGGCCCTGGCTCGCGGCCCGCGAGGGGCTGGAGAACTACCAGGGCAGGACGGTAAAGCCCGAGGATAACGGCTTCGCCAGCGGCGAATATCTCGTTCCGCCATGCCCGGCTCCCCGCGCGATTTATCGTGGGACGGGCGCCGGGCCGGTCACCCAGCTCGAATTCGCCCGGGCCGGAATCGTCACGCAGGAAATGGTCTATGTCGCGCATCGCGAGAATCTCTGCCGCGAGCGCGCTTTCGAAAACGCCGCGGCGCGCATCGCCGACGGTGAGAGCTTCGGGGCCTCGATCCCGCAATTCGTGACGTCGGAATTCGTGCGCGACGAGGTGGCGCGGGGCCGGGCGATCATTCCGGCCAACATCAACCACCCCGAGCTCGAGCCGGTGATCATCGGGCGCAATTTCCTGGTCAAGATCAACGCCAATATCGGCAATTCGGCCGTGACTTCCTCCGTGGCGGAGGAGGTCGAAAAGATGGTGTGGTCGATCCGCTGGGGCGCGGACACCGTCATGGACCTCTCCACCGGCCGCAATATCCATAATATTCGCGACTGGATCATCCGCAACGCCAGCGCGCCGATCGGCACCGTGCCGATCTATCAGGCGCTGGAGAAGGTTGGAGGCGACGCGACCAAGCTCGATTGGGAGGTGTTCAAGGACACGCTGATCGAGCAGGCCGAGCAGGGGGTGGATTATTTCACCATCCACGCCGGCGTGCGCCTCGCCCATGTGCCGCTCACCGCCAATCGCGTCACCGGCATTGTTTCGCGCGGCGGCTCGATCATGGCGCGCTGGTGCCTCTCCAGGCACAGGGAGAGCTTCCTCTACGAGCGTTTCGGCGACATCTGCGACATCATGCGCCGCTATGACGT
Proteins encoded in this window:
- the thiC gene encoding phosphomethylpyrimidine synthase ThiC; amino-acid sequence: MNAQDKHSPKPVSVTTGPIGRSRKLYASPAGFPEVRVPYREIAFEPSSGEPPLRIYDSSGPYGCAEFTPDLAAGLPAARPWLAAREGLENYQGRTVKPEDNGFASGEYLVPPCPAPRAIYRGTGAGPVTQLEFARAGIVTQEMVYVAHRENLCRERAFENAAARIADGESFGASIPQFVTSEFVRDEVARGRAIIPANINHPELEPVIIGRNFLVKINANIGNSAVTSSVAEEVEKMVWSIRWGADTVMDLSTGRNIHNIRDWIIRNASAPIGTVPIYQALEKVGGDATKLDWEVFKDTLIEQAEQGVDYFTIHAGVRLAHVPLTANRVTGIVSRGGSIMARWCLSRHRESFLYERFGDICDIMRRYDVSFSLGDGLRPGSNADANDAAQFAELETLGELTKVAWDKGCQVMIEGPGHVPMHKIKANMDKQLAVCGEAPFYTLGPLVTDIAPGYDHITSGIGAAMIGWFGTAMLCYVTPKEHLGLPDRDDVKTGVITYRIAAHAADLAKGHPAAIERDNAMSRARFDFRWTDQFDIGLDPDTARKYHDETMPKEAHKVAHFCSMCGPKFCSMQITRDLREEAAAIAEREQGMADKSAEFLEKGAEIYVEAGE